In Rubrobacter radiotolerans DSM 5868, a genomic segment contains:
- a CDS encoding sulfurtransferase, with protein sequence MTEQAIEEKGYAHPDYLVSTEWVAEHLDDPSVRIAESDEDVLLYETGHIPNAVKLDWVEDLNDPLVRDYLDPEQFAKLMSEKGIGPDTTVVFYGDRNNWWATYALWVFQLFGHDKVKIMDGGRTKWEAEGREMTTDVPTFEKTDYPVPTRDDSKIRAFKEDVEKHLDKVGKGGSMIDVRSPGEYSGELLHMPDYPQEGALRGGHIPGAANVPWAQAVREDGTFKSAEELRELYEGKAGLKPDDDVIAYCRIGERSSHTWFVLKYLLGYDNVRNYDGSWTEWGNAVRAPIER encoded by the coding sequence ATGACCGAGCAGGCAATAGAAGAGAAGGGTTACGCCCATCCGGACTACCTGGTCTCGACCGAGTGGGTGGCCGAGCACCTCGACGACCCGAGCGTGAGGATAGCCGAGAGCGACGAGGACGTGCTCCTCTACGAGACCGGGCACATCCCGAACGCGGTCAAGCTGGACTGGGTTGAGGACCTCAACGACCCGCTCGTCAGGGACTACCTCGACCCCGAGCAGTTCGCGAAGCTCATGAGCGAGAAGGGCATCGGTCCGGACACGACCGTCGTGTTCTACGGCGACCGGAACAACTGGTGGGCGACGTACGCGCTCTGGGTCTTCCAGCTCTTCGGGCACGATAAGGTCAAGATCATGGACGGCGGGCGGACGAAGTGGGAGGCCGAGGGGCGCGAGATGACGACCGACGTCCCGACCTTCGAGAAGACCGACTACCCCGTTCCGACACGCGATGACTCCAAGATCCGCGCCTTCAAGGAGGATGTCGAGAAGCACCTCGATAAGGTCGGCAAGGGCGGCTCGATGATCGACGTCCGGAGTCCCGGCGAGTACTCGGGCGAGCTCCTTCACATGCCGGACTACCCGCAGGAAGGCGCGCTCCGGGGCGGGCACATCCCGGGCGCGGCGAACGTTCCGTGGGCTCAGGCCGTGCGCGAGGACGGGACCTTCAAGAGCGCCGAGGAGCTGCGGGAGCTCTACGAGGGCAAGGCCGGGCTCAAGCCCGACGACGACGTGATAGCGTACTGCCGCATCGGCGAGCGCTCCAGCCACACGTGGTTCGTCCTCAAGTACCTGCTCGGCTACGACAACGTGCGCAACTACGACGGCTCGTGGACCGAGTGGGGCAACGCCGTGCGCGCTCCCATCGAGCGGTAG
- a CDS encoding iron-sulfur cluster assembly scaffold protein — protein MDRSERVARLVEHAREPRHAGSLPDADVKMPGGSPECGGSVTVYLKGEGENISGLTFEGQGDTISMGATSLAVEKVHAEGLTMEEVLALDYDEFVTDIGKDVVGSRTRNATMGLSTVKSAIRKYRRDRLTGNGRLDAEAV, from the coding sequence TTGGACCGCAGCGAGCGAGTAGCGAGGCTCGTCGAGCACGCGAGGGAGCCCCGGCATGCGGGCTCCCTGCCCGACGCCGACGTGAAGATGCCCGGCGGGAGCCCCGAGTGCGGCGGCTCCGTGACGGTGTACCTCAAGGGCGAGGGGGAGAACATCTCTGGCCTCACCTTCGAGGGGCAGGGCGACACCATAAGCATGGGCGCGACGAGCCTCGCCGTGGAGAAGGTCCACGCCGAGGGGCTCACTATGGAGGAGGTCCTCGCCCTCGACTACGACGAGTTCGTCACCGACATCGGCAAGGACGTTGTCGGAAGCCGCACGAGAAACGCCACGATGGGCCTATCGACGGTGAAGAGCGCGATCCGCAAGTACCGCCGCGACCGCCTCACTGGCAACGGAAGGCTCGACGCCGAGGCCGTCTAG
- the argH gene encoding argininosuccinate lyase, whose protein sequence is MKRDSQNSENRPLWGGRFGSTPAEAFERINASIPFDVRLAPFDIEGSIAHATMLGECGIVSGEEADRLVRGLREVLREVEAGEFGWTLSDEDVHTAVERRLGEHVGAVAAKLHTGRSRNDQVALDLHLFCRDAAGRISAALVEAMDALVEVAEANRTVVLPGYTHLQRAQPLLLAHHLLAHFETLRRDLRRFEAAREAANRSPLGAAALGGTPHPVDPARTAELLGMEPLVNSLDAVSERDFALDLLYACAVLGVHLSRLGEEWVLWTSAEFGFATLADAFSSGSSIMPQKKNPDAYELFRGKAGRLTGNLTSLLVTLKGLPPGYSKDLQEDKEPVFDSVDAVLAMLAVFPEMLRSATFHPEPMREGAGGFALATELADFLAKRGVPFREAHHAVGRLVRRCEELGVELEDLLESELAGAHPELSEFPKDLLTPEGSVANKRSLGSTSPESVERQLAAARAFLDTRGG, encoded by the coding sequence ATGAAAAGGGATTCCCAAAACTCCGAGAACAGGCCGCTCTGGGGCGGGCGGTTCGGCTCGACGCCCGCCGAGGCGTTCGAGAGGATCAACGCCTCCATCCCCTTCGACGTGCGCCTCGCACCCTTCGACATCGAGGGCTCCATCGCCCACGCGACGATGCTCGGGGAGTGCGGGATCGTCTCCGGAGAGGAGGCGGACCGGCTGGTGCGCGGCCTGCGGGAGGTCCTGCGGGAGGTCGAGGCGGGGGAGTTTGGCTGGACGCTCTCGGACGAGGACGTCCACACGGCGGTCGAGCGACGCCTCGGGGAGCACGTCGGGGCGGTCGCGGCGAAGCTGCACACGGGGAGGAGCAGGAACGATCAGGTCGCCCTCGACCTGCACCTCTTCTGCCGGGACGCGGCAGGGAGGATAAGCGCCGCTCTTGTGGAGGCGATGGACGCGCTCGTCGAGGTCGCGGAGGCGAACCGGACCGTTGTCCTGCCCGGCTACACGCACCTGCAGCGGGCGCAGCCGCTCCTGCTCGCCCACCACCTGCTCGCTCACTTCGAGACGCTTCGGCGGGACTTGCGGCGTTTCGAGGCGGCACGGGAGGCGGCGAACCGCTCGCCGCTCGGGGCGGCGGCTCTCGGCGGGACGCCGCATCCGGTAGACCCGGCCCGCACGGCAGAGCTTCTCGGGATGGAGCCGCTCGTGAACTCGCTCGACGCCGTCAGCGAGCGGGACTTCGCCCTCGACCTGCTCTACGCCTGTGCAGTTCTCGGGGTGCATCTCTCGCGGCTCGGGGAGGAGTGGGTTCTGTGGACGAGCGCCGAGTTCGGGTTCGCGACGCTCGCGGATGCGTTCTCTTCGGGGTCGTCGATCATGCCCCAGAAAAAGAACCCGGACGCCTACGAGCTCTTTCGCGGGAAGGCCGGGCGGCTCACCGGGAACCTCACCTCGCTCCTCGTTACGCTCAAGGGCCTCCCGCCCGGCTACTCGAAGGACCTCCAGGAGGACAAGGAGCCCGTCTTCGACTCCGTGGACGCCGTGCTTGCGATGCTCGCCGTCTTCCCGGAGATGCTCCGGAGCGCGACGTTCCACCCGGAGCCGATGCGCGAGGGGGCCGGTGGCTTCGCCCTCGCCACCGAGCTCGCCGACTTCCTTGCAAAGCGCGGCGTACCCTTCCGCGAGGCGCACCACGCCGTCGGACGGCTCGTGAGGCGCTGCGAGGAGCTTGGGGTAGAGCTGGAAGACCTCCTGGAAAGCGAGCTCGCGGGCGCGCACCCGGAGCTTTCGGAGTTTCCAAAAGACCTCCTCACCCCCGAGGGGAGCGTAGCGAACAAGCGGTCGCTCGGGTCCACCTCGCCGGAGTCGGTCGAGCGGCAGCTTGCGGCGGCCCGCGCCTTTCTCGACACCCGCGGCGGGTAG
- a CDS encoding alanine/glycine:cation symporter family protein produces the protein MLDAITALRDFVWGQYLLIPLLLLTGLFLTILLKGLQFRELGPSLYLALIVRKDPEGDGDVSHFQALTTALAATVGTGNIVGVATAIALGGPGALFWMWMTGLVGMATKYSEALLGVMYRHTDEAGEKSGGPAFYLTRGIGGPVGRYLGIFFAVAAAVAAFGIGNMVQSNATTTNIEAAFGVPVWISALVLTALAAVVILGGIRSIGRVTAVFVPVMALFYIVCATLVLLVNITAIPAAFVTIVTSAFTGTAATGGFVGAGVAAAIQFGVARGIFSNESGLGTGGIAAAAAQTREPVRQAMVSMTQTFIDTLVICTFTGLAIVTSGVWQAGGDGSDFTQQAFASALGNIGPAVVAVGLALFAFSTLLGWAYYGERNLEYLFGRRAVFPYRLVFIAAIFIGAFQFSLEAVFTFSDLANGLMALPNLIGLLLLSGVILRETRRYFRENPRSARRSGNRRVR, from the coding sequence TTGCTCGACGCCATAACCGCCCTGAGGGACTTTGTCTGGGGACAGTATCTGCTGATCCCGCTCCTCCTGCTTACGGGGCTCTTTCTGACGATACTTCTCAAGGGACTTCAGTTCCGGGAGCTCGGCCCCTCGCTGTACCTCGCGCTCATCGTCCGCAAGGACCCGGAGGGGGACGGCGACGTCTCGCACTTCCAGGCGCTCACGACCGCGCTCGCGGCGACGGTCGGGACGGGGAACATCGTGGGTGTCGCAACCGCCATCGCGCTCGGCGGTCCGGGGGCGCTCTTCTGGATGTGGATGACCGGGCTCGTTGGCATGGCGACAAAGTACTCCGAGGCGCTTCTCGGGGTGATGTACCGCCACACCGACGAGGCCGGGGAGAAGAGCGGCGGCCCGGCCTTCTACCTGACGCGCGGCATCGGCGGGCCGGTCGGCCGTTATCTGGGGATCTTCTTCGCGGTGGCGGCGGCGGTCGCGGCCTTCGGGATCGGCAACATGGTCCAGTCGAACGCCACGACGACGAACATCGAGGCGGCCTTCGGGGTTCCGGTCTGGATCTCGGCGCTCGTCCTGACGGCGCTTGCGGCGGTCGTGATCCTCGGCGGCATCCGCTCGATCGGTCGCGTAACGGCGGTCTTCGTGCCCGTCATGGCGCTCTTCTACATCGTCTGCGCGACGCTCGTCCTGCTCGTGAACATCACCGCCATCCCGGCCGCGTTCGTCACCATCGTGACCTCGGCCTTTACCGGGACGGCGGCGACGGGCGGCTTTGTCGGGGCGGGCGTGGCGGCGGCTATACAGTTCGGCGTTGCGCGCGGGATCTTCTCCAACGAGTCGGGGCTCGGGACGGGCGGCATCGCGGCCGCCGCGGCGCAGACGCGCGAGCCGGTGCGTCAGGCGATGGTCTCGATGACCCAGACGTTTATCGACACGCTCGTGATCTGTACCTTCACCGGTCTCGCCATCGTTACGAGCGGGGTCTGGCAGGCGGGCGGCGACGGCTCGGACTTCACGCAGCAGGCCTTTGCGAGTGCGCTCGGGAACATCGGTCCGGCGGTCGTGGCGGTCGGGCTCGCGCTCTTTGCGTTCTCGACGCTTCTCGGATGGGCCTACTACGGCGAGCGGAACCTTGAGTACCTCTTCGGCAGGCGCGCGGTCTTCCCCTACCGGCTCGTTTTCATTGCGGCGATCTTTATCGGGGCGTTCCAGTTCTCCCTGGAGGCGGTCTTTACCTTCTCCGACCTCGCTAACGGCCTGATGGCGCTCCCGAACCTTATAGGACTCCTTCTGCTCTCCGGCGTGATCCTCCGCGAGACCCGCCGCTACTTCCGTGAGAACCCGCGCTCGGCGAGAAGGTCGGGCAACCGCAGGGTCCGCTAA
- a CDS encoding metallophosphoesterase family protein — MKIVQMSDIHVGSGLFSEELLTAAVEETNALKPDIVIVAGDLTMEGHRWEFEEAKGYLERLECPNVVVGMGNHDAKSVGFRHFEDFFGMRSRAHTFDVPEGRAKIVSVDSTKPDLDEGEIGREYYEWIDSEFRHWDEGPKIMVVHHHILAVPGTGRDVNILLDAGDVMAMVRELGVDLILSGHRHVPYVWSISGIRVVHSGTVSSYRVRGSMPPSYNVIDLDEESVRITLKEPGKGEEPLAEFSRKPVTSSKFFPDLKRYVRYDKLPF; from the coding sequence TTGAAGATCGTTCAGATGAGTGACATACACGTCGGGTCGGGGCTCTTCAGCGAGGAGCTGCTTACAGCCGCGGTAGAGGAGACGAACGCCCTGAAGCCGGACATCGTTATCGTCGCCGGAGACCTGACGATGGAGGGACACCGCTGGGAGTTCGAGGAGGCAAAAGGCTACCTGGAGCGCCTTGAGTGCCCGAACGTCGTTGTCGGGATGGGCAACCACGACGCAAAGAGCGTCGGCTTCCGGCACTTCGAGGACTTTTTCGGGATGCGCTCCAGGGCGCACACCTTCGACGTTCCGGAAGGGAGGGCGAAGATCGTGAGCGTAGACTCGACCAAGCCCGACCTGGACGAGGGGGAGATCGGCCGCGAGTACTACGAGTGGATCGACTCCGAGTTCCGCCACTGGGACGAGGGACCGAAGATCATGGTCGTCCACCACCACATCCTCGCCGTCCCGGGGACGGGCCGCGACGTGAACATCCTGCTAGATGCGGGCGACGTGATGGCGATGGTCCGGGAACTCGGGGTGGACCTGATCCTCTCGGGACACCGCCACGTCCCATACGTCTGGAGCATCTCCGGGATAAGGGTCGTTCACTCCGGGACCGTCTCGAGCTACCGCGTGCGCGGCTCGATGCCGCCCTCCTACAACGTCATAGACCTCGACGAGGAGTCCGTGAGGATCACGCTCAAGGAGCCCGGCAAGGGCGAGGAGCCGCTCGCCGAGTTCTCCCGCAAGCCCGTAACATCGAGCAAGTTCTTCCCCGACCTCAAGCGCTACGTCCGCTACGACAAGCTCCCGTTCTAG
- a CDS encoding MerR family transcriptional regulator, protein MRIGSVARLTGIPGRRIRFYEERGLISPAARSEAGYRLYGEREVARLEFIKQAKTLGLTLREIAELVSVADGCSRNEIAHHLEAVLEEKLKRTRERIEELAALERNLHRFLGRAEALERGDLPTPCDSDEPTEFCGCLEAVTGEEVDVKTAEEQQTPCACDCGCCDIEQCYGCCEKCA, encoded by the coding sequence ATGAGGATCGGGTCCGTCGCGCGCCTGACGGGCATCCCGGGACGGCGCATCCGCTTCTACGAGGAGCGGGGTCTTATCTCCCCGGCCGCCCGCTCGGAGGCGGGCTACCGGCTCTACGGCGAGCGGGAGGTCGCGCGCCTTGAGTTCATCAAGCAGGCCAAGACCCTCGGCCTGACGCTTCGGGAGATAGCAGAGCTTGTCTCCGTCGCCGACGGTTGCAGCCGGAACGAGATCGCCCACCACCTGGAGGCCGTCCTTGAAGAGAAGCTCAAGAGGACGCGCGAGCGGATAGAGGAGCTCGCGGCCCTTGAGCGGAATCTCCACCGCTTTCTCGGACGCGCCGAAGCCCTGGAGCGCGGAGACCTTCCGACCCCCTGCGACTCCGACGAGCCGACGGAGTTCTGCGGTTGCCTGGAGGCCGTTACCGGAGAGGAGGTGGACGTGAAGACAGCAGAGGAGCAGCAGACGCCCTGCGCCTGCGACTGCGGGTGCTGCGACATCGAGCAGTGCTACGGGTGCTGCGAGAAGTGCGCCTAG
- the glsA gene encoding glutaminase A: MPTPEIHARIDERLEALYRRHLPMEDREVESYDPPEMERERDLFAVSIATVDDGTLYHAGDSDYAFPLQSISKVFTYGLALEDNGREKVLERIGVEPSGDAYNSITFDKRNNRPHNPMVNAGALVAADLVAGRDTGEQLERILEKYRLYAGNPDLEVDESLLDPQARSTDRNRAISYLMRSFGMISDDIEENLLLYGRQCSVRVNSNELALMAATLANGGVNPKTGEQALQREYTRDVLSVMHTCGMYDAAGQWAYSVGLPAKSGVSGGILVVVPGKLGLGVFSPGLDAYGNSVRGVKVCREISENLGLHVFADQAEDTLLQTAD, from the coding sequence TTGCCCACGCCCGAGATACACGCCCGAATAGACGAGCGACTCGAAGCCCTCTACAGGCGGCACCTCCCGATGGAAGACCGGGAGGTCGAGAGCTACGACCCGCCCGAGATGGAGCGCGAGCGGGACCTGTTCGCCGTCAGCATCGCCACCGTGGACGACGGGACGCTCTACCACGCGGGCGACTCGGACTACGCCTTTCCGCTACAGTCCATCTCGAAGGTCTTTACCTACGGCCTCGCGCTCGAAGACAACGGCCGCGAGAAAGTTCTGGAGCGCATCGGCGTCGAGCCGAGCGGCGATGCCTATAACTCCATCACCTTCGACAAGCGCAACAACCGCCCGCACAACCCGATGGTCAACGCGGGCGCGCTCGTCGCGGCCGACCTCGTCGCCGGAAGGGACACCGGCGAGCAACTGGAGAGGATCCTCGAAAAGTACCGCCTCTACGCCGGAAACCCCGACCTCGAAGTGGATGAGAGCCTCCTCGACCCGCAGGCCCGGTCCACCGACCGGAACCGGGCGATCTCGTACCTGATGCGCTCCTTCGGCATGATCTCCGACGACATCGAAGAGAACCTCCTGCTCTACGGCAGGCAGTGCTCGGTGCGCGTGAACTCGAACGAGCTCGCCCTGATGGCCGCGACCCTCGCAAACGGCGGCGTCAACCCGAAGACCGGCGAGCAAGCCCTCCAGCGAGAGTACACTCGCGACGTGCTGAGCGTGATGCACACCTGCGGCATGTACGACGCCGCAGGGCAATGGGCCTACAGCGTCGGGCTCCCGGCCAAGAGCGGCGTGAGCGGCGGCATCCTCGTCGTCGTGCCGGGCAAGCTCGGCCTCGGCGTCTTCTCCCCCGGCCTCGACGCCTACGGAAACAGCGTGCGGGGCGTCAAGGTCTGCCGGGAGATCAGCGAGAACCTGGGTCTTCACGTCTTTGCCGATCAGGCCGAGGACACCCTGCTTCAGACTGCCGACTAG